A genomic window from Vigna radiata var. radiata cultivar VC1973A chromosome 2, Vradiata_ver6, whole genome shotgun sequence includes:
- the LOC106755608 gene encoding uncharacterized protein LOC106755608, which produces MATLQLITVLLLLFALAKIQPSTSQTLQGKVSCVDCTLNYHLSDVRVSVKCDGVKKLVVATTENDGSFKANLPSDKKNCFAKVLGGPVQLYASGKDQISQIIKGKGYNSYTISTPLSFRTSCPPTTNCKSGKQVGSSKTVDLPLPPEWGLAPSSYYVPFFPIIGIP; this is translated from the exons ATGGCCACTCTTCAACTTATTACAGTTCTTCTCCTTCTGTTTGCCCTAGCTAAAATTCAACCCTCAACATCCCAAACACTACAGGGCAAAGTTTCCTGCGTTGACTGCACTCTTAACTATCACTTATCTG ATGTTAGGGTTTCAGTGAAGTGTGATGGTGTGAAAAAACTGGTTGTGGCTACTACAGAAAATGATGGCTCCTTCAAAGCTAACCTTCCATCAGACAAAAAGAATTGCTTTGCAAAAGTCCTTGGTGGACCAGTTCAGCTTTATGCCTCAGGGAAGGACCAGATATCCCAGATTATCAAGGGCAAAGGCTATAACAGCTACACCATCTCTACCCCTCTTAGTTTCAGAACATCATGCCCCCCAACAACAAACTGCAAGAGTGGAAAACAGGTTGGTTCATCCAAAACTGTGGATCTTCCTCTCCCCCCAGAGTGGGGTTTGGCACCAAGTAGCTACTATGTTCCTTTCTTCCCTATCATTGGAATACCTTGA